The sequence below is a genomic window from Kitasatospora kifunensis.
GGTACGGCAGCCGCCCCGGGAGCCCGTCAGGCTTCGGTGCGCTGCGCCGGGATACCGGCCAGCAGAGCTCGCACCTCCGCCTCCCGGTACCGGCGGTGGCCGCCGAGCGTGCGGATGGACGTGAGCTTGCCCGCCTTGGCCCATCGCGTGACCGTCTTGGGGTCCACGCGGAACATGGTGGCGACCTCTGCCGGCGTCAGCAGGGGCTCAGCGTCTGGGGTACGAGCGGTCATGAGCGGCCTCCTCGGAGAACCGAACCAGGGCGGTTCTATCCTTCAAATTCTGCACCTTGGCCCGCGATGCCCGAAATGGCACAGACGGACCGAGTCGGTTATAGGACGAACGGCTTGTCCTGGTGTCTACAACTACACCATCCGTCCAGCCCTATCGACCAAACCGCCAAAATTGGCCCCTCACGGGTTCAAGAGCGACGGAAGGCGATGGACCACCCCATAGCGGACAGTCATCATATCGTGACAACCAGTCATGGAGAGGCCAGACCCATCGATTCCCCCCAAAGGGCACACCGACCCCAGATCCACCCAAAAGTGGGCAGGCGTGAGGAGAGTTGGGCTGGTTGTCCCATTTTTACCTTTCACTGCTACTTCGCGTCAACAGTGAGTAGTGTCACGTTCGAGGGGTATTGACCCGAACCGGGACCTTGGTCCCGGGCATGCCGAACAGACTCCTGACATCGCCCGTTCGTGGCAACCCCGTTGATCCCCCGTCACGTCCCCCACTGATCCCCCGTCACCCCGTCATCCCCCGATGCCGGCCCGACACCCGAGCGCTACCCGGCCGATACCCCCGCAGAGCCCCTCGTGATCCCCGCGGCCCTGGGCAATCCCGGGCTCAGTTCGCCTGCCGCAGTGCCAGCACCTGACGCCAGCGCTCGATCACCGCCTCGTACGCCCGCGCCGCCCCCTGAGTGTCCCCCACGCGCAGCGCCGCGAGTCCCGCGGCCACCTCGGCGGCCGACCGGTCCGCGACGAGCCGCTGCGGGCCTAGCGCGTGGACCAGTCCCCCGTAGTCGAGTTCCACCAGCGAGCGCGGATGGAACTCCTCCAGCCAGCGGCCCACCTCCTCCGCCCCGAGCGCCAGCGCCGTCCCCTTCGCCTGCTCGCGCAGCACCCGGTAGCCGCGCGCCACCCGTCGCCTGGCCTGCGCCATCGAGGTCAGATAGAAGAGCGCCGCCGGCCGCTGCGGCTGCTCCCCCTCGCCCGAGGCCGCCG
It includes:
- the bldC gene encoding developmental transcriptional regulator BldC — encoded protein: MTARTPDAEPLLTPAEVATMFRVDPKTVTRWAKAGKLTSIRTLGGHRRYREAEVRALLAGIPAQRTEA